Part of the Haliotis asinina isolate JCU_RB_2024 chromosome 8, JCU_Hal_asi_v2, whole genome shotgun sequence genome is shown below.
AACTTACTTTTTTGGATTTCAGGGTATATTAACATCTagtctctaaaatgaacatattttacaaagaaACATAGTGATcgtaaatataatgaaaaggggCCCcgaactttcttcattttcagaaattatgAAACTCTGGACATGCCATATAtgctagacttgcatgggctttcttagatatatttatttcagagtctgtatgacagacgaACTTTAAAGCTGAAGCCCGGTTCGTTCCGACATAGGTGACGGTACAGGTTATTTCTGACCTGTCCAccaatattcctggaatatttatAAAACGGCTTAATCCTCACACCCTCACACTCAAGTTCTAACAAATATGTACCATATATTTTCATCAACATTTTTTGTTGATATCATTCACCTCAAGTTAATTATTCTGATATCACCGTTTTCCATTGTGACATACATGCATCCAGAGTCAGTGACGGTAATGCACCGAGGTCGTTCAACTCCGTCGGCGCTTGAAGCCGCCTCCCGCAGAAAGCGTCCATGTTCGTCAAGCGTTATGACACAATGTCGGTCGGTATCTGCCAGGTAAATGTTCCCTTCGCTATCGCAAGCCACACCTGCCGGAATTTTCAACATTGCGTTCCCTCGAGGCTTGTAGCGCCATCTAGTGTGGCCGCTCTGATCTAAACACATGAGTGACTGTTCTTGACAGTCCGATACCAGAATGTCACCAGAGGGCGTGACAGCCATGTACCACGGATCGGAGAACAAACTCTCTCCGTAATCAGTTGTGTCGATAGTTTTGATTACTCTTCCGCTGTGATCTATAATATCTACGGAACATGGTGTCTGCCAGGTCGTGCTCACTGCAAGACAATCCTCATCAATCCCTGCAATCCCATAATAGGCTTTGCCAGTTTCAATGCTTTTGTTTACGCGAAGGCCAGAGGTGACTTCCGTTATACATATTTTGTCTGACCAGGGCAAGGTCAAGGCTACTGTTCTGTCAGATATCAAAGCCAAACAGAACGGGTTGGATTCCACTGAAAGAGACGAGAACACATCCCGTCCTCGTTGTCTGTACAGGGACTTCAGTGACTTGTTGTTGAAGTCGGCCACCACCACGACAGCCACATCATTTACATCAACAACAACGATGTCAACTATCAGGGGCTCAAAGGACTCGCCCCTCGCGTTGGACTTAATGACGTTGTTGTCACGTGAACATGCTGGATGTATTGTAGTTCCCGTATCGGTTAGGCTTAAATTTCTGTTCCGTACTGGCTCTGAAAAAGAGGAAATGCATAAATATAAGTATCaagtttcaatattttttgGGTGTGTGTGGTTTTTCATcgtttgtaaacaaaacaaaaacattttccaaaagTTTACAACTGGCATGTATGATCAATAGctttacatttgaaataaagttAATTTTAACATCGGCAGAACACCAGAAACATACACACCTGCTTGTTCTGGTTCTTGAAGCTGCGAAACCCAAGTCTGACGTGGCGTGTCGGGATTGGCTATGATGGTCAACTTCCGGCAGATAGGGCAAGGGAATCCCCTAAGTTTGTCTGTGTTATCGAGGCTGTTGATATAGCGTTGAAGACACCGTGAACAGAGGGAGTGTTGGCATTGAAGTGTCTTGGGCTGTTTAATCGAGCTTAAACATATCGGACAGTTGGTACCTTCGTCTCGTATATACGATTGATCCTCAGCCGAAGCAGTCCTAAAACAAATATGGATGCAAAAATTCAAAAGTGATAAACCTCATAGGCCCCTACTGcggataaaaaaaataataaattaagcCCCGGTATACTAGCCAGCAATCCCACtatgtaatatgtatatttttttctaatttaaaaaaaaaaatgtttcacgtagtcatggtagaatgtcaTTTATCGACTTTCTGACCCGCACTGGCGACCTGTGATACATCCTGTACACGGGAAAACACACCTGGATGTAAcgagtgattgagtatggtttaatgCCGTGTTTGTTTAGttcgcaatattccaccaatgcCACCTCTGACAACGCCAGAACTGAGTTTAACACACTTTGTGCCGATGTGGATAATGGAACCATTGTCTctggcttgacgagcgaacactttaaccactaggctaccctaacGCCCTAATCGACAGAACGACAGGTGGGACAACACTGTTCTGATTCATGAAGTAGGTGTGATAGAGATCTGCTACGtcatgaaactgaaataaaaagTTCAGCCTCGAAACAGAGGTGCATTATCTATGGTCTGTTTCATTAATACGAAATGACAACAATGATGTCAGCGATTCGTGGAGCCAACTCACTAGGCTCAAAACAACTACTAGAATATttgtcttacctcacacataaatgtcacagTGTACCCCGTGTACAAgaggtgcattgcaatacaccccgctGCAACTAAtgcggtacttcgtggtagttacttttaaatgacgcatgatgcacggaaattaccgatgttttgcgaatggaaattgatggaagggatataactctaaatttgtttttcttgtgtcgtcttcAAAATGTAACGATGGCTACGAAAAtatttgactctctttccaataaatatattttgacaaaacgttcaaatgtagtcagTGTGAATATTGAGAAGTCTAATGACAATACCTACAGGGCAAAAatcagcaagatgcaagattcgaattgtttgattcacacaggttggctgaagtgtacagtatgatccgatacccatgcttcaaacagttcaaaatttacATTGAGGTGTtaagtaagataaatacgttgttcactggtccctcgggaaccatgggttgaggtaccctcgacTTTTATTTAAGTTTCCCGAGCAtcgatgtttgttcatgttccccTCGTCCTCCCCTGAGCCAACAGGAACATgtacaaacatcgagggtacaccgtgaccagtgaacaaattataatataccactcaaaacaaattaaagaacAGCCTCAATGAAGGATGTATGCTGCAATACCCTAAATCCATGACTACCAATAGTCACATGGAGATTTTCTTTAACTGCTATTAAgtactatgtgtgtatgtaaaacCAGTACCAGTcaatttatgtacatgttaagTCAGTCAGCCCTTCCCAACTACTGACATGGGACAAAGGTGCTGGGTTCTGAATACCTCAATAGTGAGGTGCTGTAGCCCGCCGACCCTTGCCTTGTAGATATATGACATTCGATTAAGTCGACAGTTTATCGGTTATATTGATTTACAGTTTCCGTGAAACATGGCATAAGTCTTTCTGTCTTTACAACACGAACGGTAAGGCAATGAGTCTATCCTGGTTATAATCTCCACATTTCAGAACAATGGagacatgtatatgaaatacGTATTTATCGAGTGATCTAAAACATCAAAGTAGCACAGCCAGATCGTTTTTGTGTCAACGCGTCGACAATGGCGCCTCTGTAACTATATCCTTTGTTGACATTGTTCCAGTCTAGAGTTCATTAACTACAGTAGGCAAGTATACAGTACGACACGCATGTAATTCATTGCAGTGTACGGTTGCCAGTATTCCGAGCCATGTCTTATATGCTCTGTGGGACATTATATTGACTGTCTTTTATGATCTTATGAGGTCATTGACTCAATGGGGATTAACCTGTATCTTCATATCTCGCAGTATGTTTTCAACGGTAAATAACCATACAAATGAGACCTTAGATATAATCCCTTTCacttcaaaaggtatttatgggGACTTGAGACTAAGAGAGTCAGCCATTTCGCATCATTTTGTGTAGCAATAATCGTTATActccagtcatttcatgaacatTCACTTAATAACTTAATCTACCTATTGTCACTAGcagttaaaactattgtggcagcgactgttgcacttcagcttggctttgaagcatttacacctgtttgtttgacacttgctgtgtccagagtGACCACACCTCACAAACCTAGTCCACCATATACAGATGAAATaacatttcgtgaaatgactgaagtatattgattgttgtcacAAAAAGACGTGAAATGCCTGACCCTAGTAGTCATTTCACAAAAAGTGAATttttttagtcatttcacgatttcacaatctgactgtaacatatgttatgctCATTCTTCTGCGCGCCAGTGTCTGGGGGCACACAAGATAACATTGGAACAGTGATTATAGACATTTCGGTGAGGGACTCCACAATGAGTTGGTCATTTATTTGTGTTGTCTGTCGAAAGTGGAAGGGATACAATGTGGCACCTAGAGATTATATTTCATTATGTCCCGATAGAATAGGGAAACTATTCGTTAGTATGTTGTAGTAATAACTATATACAGTCCGTCGCGACGTAGATTGACGTTCTGGTGACTGCGGACgcattccctcactcactcactcactcactcctttcctCGCCATTTCAAATAGTTTTCCCTAATACAGCCAACTTCGGATAAGCGCTTTTGCTATGGGTTGTGCTAAATTTCAATACTGGTTTTTATTTTGGAATGGATTTCCATTCAGGGGTTTACTCTCCTCTATAAACTGTTTGTATGGCTGTGATATCATCACACCTGACGTCATGGGAACACATGTGGAGGCCTTACCTTGACGATGTGCATCCCATTGTCTCTGTTGTCAATCATTGTTGCTAGGTGACACAGATTGATAACATCACGTCACAGATTCCAGGTGGTGACAGTCCTCTGACAGTCGTGCTATGACCCTGCTACTGGGAACGGACGCCACTGCTACAACGTCAGAAGATTCAAACGTTTCCAGTTCAATGGAACCGTTCATATGCATGTTGACCAGACATCATCCCCATATGCAGCTTCTACAAACGTGGAGTCAACAAACGGTTTGGTCAACAGAGTTGACACCCACACAAGCCTAGCACTTCACTGCAGGGTGACACAGCTCGGACAGCTCTCCCACAAACATACCAGGTTACCCAGCAATATATCCACAGAAGACCTCTCTAAACACAGCAGAACTCTCGCGTGCCATGCCCGGACTCCCGTCCAGAAGTCCTATCTCGGTATCAGGCAGCCGTAGAGTGGTTTGTCGGGTAGGTTACCAACCCCGTATACCCGGATAACGCCACAGGTGCTAGTAATTGGTTTCCACTCAAACGTCGGGCTGATCAGATAGTGTAGTCAGGGTGCTCAAAGGAGACTCACGGCATGGGGATATCGGACACAGACTGAATGAACATTCGAGAGCACTATTTTAGCCTCCATTGCGTTAGAAGAATTATTCTGTGTGGACTATAGAGACGCGAATGGTCTCCTTGATGTAACTATGCGTCCGTGTCAGGATCCGCTTTcggtgggttcgaatcccaaatttTATCCGTTTAAGTCCCCTGGGTTTAGGGTACCACGACAGGGTTTACTTGGTAAAGGTCTTCATGCTAGCTGCGCCACTTGAGTTCCCTCCTATGATAATCTTACACTCCCTGATAACATTAAGCTGAAATGTAAAATAGTGCTTACAGCGGCGtaacacctcactcactcaagtgtaTTTGTCGCTCCTGGTATTTGGGGAGAAACTTGTTCCTCACGATCACATTCGACATGATAGGTCAAATGTCCAATAATATTTCTCTGTTTTTTTAATGACCTATTGTTTCAGATTTATAACATATGCTTAGTTGGTTTGCTAAATGCCTAGGTCAGATTCGGCTGGAATAGCTACGGCGTAGACATCAGTAGTAATGATTTAACATACAAGTAACACCTCACGTTGACATGAAGTTTTCTGCCCAAAGCCCACTTGGAAACCATACTCTACATGGTGTGAACACACTCAATAGCCATTAAGTCATTATAGCCGCCATGTTCTCATTCTGACTGTCCTCAAGTTTGTGATATTAAAAAGAGACCATATTTACTATACTGCCCACAGAAAGGCAAAACGTTTGGTTAACAGGACAGCGATAAGTGCAAGGGAGGCTACTCTAGTGACCTTACTTTGCCTCGCGATCAAGGACGTTTAAATCGTTTTTAACATTCTGCATTTTTATTATTGTAAACATGAGCACTATTATGAACAGAATTAGGCTTGCTTGAGGTCTTAATCCACGTCAGTAAGCGAAGCCAAAGGATTCCGTAATTTCGGGATGTAAACACATATGATTTTGTCAATACCTCTGGCacagtaaatatgtttgtattgaAGGAGAAGGACATCAAAACACATCTGTACATGTCAATACCCGTAACAATATTGGTAAAATATAACATCCAGCCAAAGGCCTGTGAGACATGCGTTCGAACACACAGAATGCAGAAAACTTTACAAATGTAGAATTACCCAGTACTAATGTGACCTAAACTTGGTGAACATTACAAATGTGGAATTACCCAATGCTGAATTTTGAAGTGACCTCAACCGAGAAAACATTACAAATGTAGAACTGCCCAGTACTAATGTGCCCTAAGCTGGGTGAACTTTGCAAATGTAGAGTTATCCAGTACTAATGTGTCCTAAAATATGGGTCAAGTTTACAAATGTAGAATTACCCAATACTAAAGTAACCTAAACTTGGTGAACATTACAAATGTACCCGATGCTAAATTTTGGTGTGACCTAAAATCTGAGTCAACTACAAATGTAGAGTTACCCAATACTAATGCGACCAAAACTGGGTGAACTTTACAAACGTAGAATTACCCAGTACTAATGCGACCAAAACTGGGTGAACTTTACAAACGTAGAATTACCCAGTACTAATGCGACCAAAACTGGGTGAACTTTACAAACGTAGAATTACCCAGTACTAATGTGACCTCAACTGGGTGAGCTTTACAAATGTAGAAATACCCAATCCTAATCTGACCTAAAAAATGGGTGAACTTTACAAATGTAGAAATACCCAACACTAATGTGAGCTGATCTGTGGGTGAAAGAAATGAAAAGCGTATTTCAACAATTCAATTATTATCGAAAGTGAGATCAGTAGCAACAGTGAAGGGCATATACAAACTACCACGACACCTACACACTGTTTGTCTTTCCAAACACGTCAAacacccgggttctattccccacatgggtacaatgtgtgaagcccagttttggtgttccccgccgtgacattgctggaacattgctaaaagcgtcgtaaaatcatactcatgtTGCTCTTTTTCTAAAGGCAAagaatttcatttttattgcCTTCATAATTTGCATCCGAAGATTTATTACATGACTGAGAAggtttatttacagtttttttttaTAGTATACGTTAAGAGCTGAAACGTCTGCTCGTGTTTTGCTTTGGTGTGTGGCAAAGTTGGTGTTCAACCATTAACTACAGTTGGGTTGATAAGGATGGTTAAATGCTGGTTGAAGATATTGGATAGCAGCAAGGACCGTGATATCAAAGTTGTTTACAGTACTGTCTTAGAGTTGTCTAGATCTCATAAAGTAATAGAGTAAGCTGGGTGACTTCACTTAGGGATACCCTGAATAAGTATAGATTTGGATATATGTGGAATGCCTAAGCAGTTGTTACTTAACTAGGAATTCTTAGATCATTTAGTCAGAGAAACAGGGATATATGTGAGCAAACGTGGTGACATAATTTAGCCTCATTACGTGACACAAGGTTGTACCAGCATATTAAGCAAAGTGTATATTTGAAAGACACTTGGTAGATattgatattgctaaatgtagGACTGCATTAAGTAAATTCAGATTAAGTTCTCCtgatgtaatggttaaaaaagGTAGATGGTAAAGGTAAATTAAATTCAGTTAATGGTTCTGTCCATTTTGCTGTAAGAACATTGGATATGAATAACATGTTGTGATGGTTTGTCCTAAATATATAcgttataaaaaatatatatcaaggtcagtttacaaatattcagtcatggCTAAATTTAGTCAGCTGTTGCAAGACGAACGTGCAAGAGTCAATATTTTGTACCATGTACTTAAGGAGGAGGCAACAGTTGAATTTGTTTGAACCATTACGTATTTTAGGGGTCTGCCACCATGAGGGGAGGGGAGTGGGCGGGGCGAGAAAATTTAATGTTGTGCACATGTGCGCATGCTAAATTAGTATTGATTGACCTTTGGTTTGAATAAACATTCATTAAAGACATTACAGAACGTGATGCTGGTTTGTATGAACCCTTGTTAGACAGGCTGTATATGCATGTATTCTGTAGCATTGTCTGCTGAAACTGAGTATTGGGCGTCATTCCATGTGTTGAACAAAGCAGGTTGTTGCTGCTGGTCAAAACCGACATTAATTGTACCACTATTGTCTTCAGTCTCGAGACAACTAGATGCAAATAAGCTGTACGCGAGAATGAAGTTTGGTTTAAAGAATGGCGAAGTTGTTCGACGGCAGTACTTGTGGAGTACGAATGAGCATGTTTGAGGTGTGCGTTATACACcaagggctcctttcacaaagcaacctttacaaaggttaaccttaactcccactGGGAGTTCCattgggagttaaggttaaccttagtaaaggttcctttgtgaaaggagccccagggtaGATAACAGTTACTTGAACTGCCAATTATTTTCCAATATACTTCTAATACACGCCAAGGTCATGCTTCTGACCCCGGTCAAAGGTCAGTGTGTATTTGATATTATCAACCTCATTTCCTcatctccctggggatcatatcAGACAGTTTGTCTCGAAGGTTAACATCTGgccctaccgggtacccattcgcTACTTAATAAGCAGTTTTCCCTTAAAAGTCATTTGACTATGGAGATGCGTGTACCACGCATATGCCTTACATAGGAGTGCCTCCGTGGTACAGTGTTTGCAGCGTCCGCCCGGTGAGCGGAAGGTCGCGAGTTCGATTCCTGGTCGCGTCATACCAAAACACTCCCTGCCTGcttgcctgcctgcctgtctgtctgttaatgacaatatgcaatgcacaacttcaataactgaccatttgcaatttgaaattagcACCTATGGGGTTTTTAAGCCATAAGAGCCGGCTTAGCGGTATGGGCAAATGAAtcagtggccaatgacaaggcgtCGTGTACGCCGGTTTGAGGGCACACAAACTggccctgactgggttcggtatcgtgGCTGTTTCGTTTCGAGGgcagtaaacccaagtacaaaatattgcacttttgatttacgATTATACTCTTATAATATggttcatttgttttttcacaatcaccaatgcattttatatattatgaacaagtgataaccgtgttttaattatgattgattttttggttgcatgtgacctttaactgaggcatggtatctcagtgaacaACCACAATAAAATGATCTTGCGTCTTGGCATGCACAAGCAgcgacacatacacacgcatgcacgtcgtcatatgagcgaatgTGCAACGTTAAAggccacctcacctcacctcacctcacctcacctcacctcacctcatgaCAGGGACTGGATCGAAAAAgaactcatatatatatatatatatatatatatatatatatatatatatatatatatatatatatatatatatatatatatatatatatatatatatatatatccaggGATTCGGCCAGGCCCCTCAGTCAGGCATATATATATGCCTGACTGAAGGGCCTGGCCGAATCCCTGGACAGGAATCAAGCTGCCGAAGTCGGTCACGTGTCCAACTTTGTATAACTTGACCTGCCTTTTGAAATGCGCTGTACACAGGTGTACACAGGTGTTCGTGCTACTTTGTACACTGCCTCTTCTACTTGCACCTGTCACGCATCACGTGCTATGTCGTATCCCACACAACAGATATATCGGGTTCACTGGGCGTGTGCAAAGTAAATAGTGACTCAGGTGAATAAATATGTGTGTATAAACAATAGATAATAAATG
Proteins encoded:
- the LOC137295351 gene encoding uncharacterized protein, translating into MIDNRDNGMHIVKFHDVADLYHTYFMNQNSVVPPVVLSIRALGLDNTDKLRGFPCPICRKLTIIANPDTPRQTWVSQLQEPEQAEPVRNRNLSLTDTGTTIHPACSRDNNVIKSNARGESFEPLIVDIVVVDVNDVAVVVVADFNNKSLKSLYRQRGRDVFSSLSVESNPFCLALISDRTVALTLPWSDKICITEVTSGLRVNKSIETGKAYYGIAGIDEDCLAVSTTWQTPCSVDIIDHSGRVIKTIDTTDYGESLFSDPWYMAVTPSGDILVSDCQEQSLMCLDQSGHTRWRYKPRGNAMLKIPAGVACDSEGNIYLADTDRHCVITLDEHGRFLREAASSADGVERPRCITVTDSGCMYVTMENGDIRIINLR